A stretch of DNA from Drosophila virilis strain 15010-1051.87 chromosome 5, Dvir_AGI_RSII-ME, whole genome shotgun sequence:
AAGGTGAAGTACACGCAACAGAATTTCCACGATCGTCTCTCGCAGATAATACAGGACTTTCCTAAACTGGATGATGTGCATCCATTCTATGCAGATCTGATGAATGTGCTTTACGACAAGGACCATTACAAATTGGCGCTGGGTCAGTTGAACACAGCCAGACATTTGGTGGACAAGTAAGCAGATTGACAATTTTCACCATATGCATCctgatcgataacttactaaaattttgcagtGTGGCGAAGGACTATGTGCGTCTGCTTAAGTACGGCGACTCATTGTACCGCTGCAAGCAGCTGAAGAAGGCTGCCTTGGGTCGCATGGCCACAATCTTGAAGCGTCAGGCTTCCAATTTGACTTATCTGGAGCAAGTTCGTCAGCATTTATCGCGTCTGCCTACTATTGATCCCTACTCACGCACCATTATCATTTGCGGCTTCCCCAACGTGGGTAAGTCCTCGTTCATTAACAAAATCACGCGTGCCGATGTCGAGGTGCAGCCGTATGCGTTTACCACAAAATCCCTGTATGTGGGCCACACAGACTATAAATACTTGCGCTGGCAGGTGATTGATACACCCGGCATACTCGATCATCCGTTGGAGGAGCGCAATGTTATTGAAATGCAGGCAATTACCGCTTTGGCCCATTTGCGTGCGTGTGTCCTGTACTTTATGGACATTTCGGAACAGTGTGGTCACTCCTTGGAGGAGCAGGTACAGCTGTTCGAGAGCATCAAACCGTTGTTCACAAACAAGCCACTTATACTGGCCATCAATAAAATCGACATATTATCGGTGGAGGATCTGCCCGCGGAGCGTCAAGCCATTATCACCAAGCTGCAGGAGGATAAACAGGTGCCTGTCATGTTTATGTCCACAGTGCAAGAGACTGGCGTTATGGAGGTGAAAACAGAGGCTTGCGAACGCCTGCTCTCCTATCGCGTGGACCAAAAGATGCGCACCAAGAAGGTGGATAACATACTGAACCGTTTGCATGTGGCAATGCCCGCTCCGCGCGACGACAAGGTTCGAGCTCCATGTATACCCGAGCAGGCATTGGCGCGTCTTGAGAAGAACGCAGCCAAGGCTGAACGTAAACGCAAGCTGGAGAAGGAGATTGAGGAGGAGATGGGCGATGATTATACGCTCGATCTGAAGAAGAACTACGAGGAAATAGCCGAGGAGGAGCGCTACGATGTGATACCAGAGTTCTGGGAGGGTCGCAACATTGCCGACTACATCGATGCGGATATTTTCGAGAAGCTCGAGGAGCTGGAGCGCGAAGAAGGTCTGCGAGAATCTGGCGGTGTTTACGCTGTGCCCGACATGTCCATGGACGAGACGCTCAAAGAGATTCGCGAAATGGCCAAACAGATACGCGGCAAACGTTTCGAACTGCGCGACGAGAAGCGTCTGTCCTCCAGAAAGAACAAGCCCATCATTCCGCGCAACAAGCAGCCCAAGGTGCGTGATCGTTCTGTCAGCAAGCTTGTGCAGACCATGGAGGGTCTTGGCGTCGATATGTCTGGCAGCGAGAATGCCAATTTCACCAAATCCGTGATGGATCTACGCCGTGGCGTTGTGGCCGTTGGCAGCAAGACAACACCCaagcagccgctgctggaCAAAGAATCCTCAGCGGTTGTCAAGAAGACCGGACAGCCACTGAAGCGTGCGCCATCGCGCGATACGCTCGGCATCAAGGACGTTGCCATCCGGAAGAAGGCGCAAATCATGGCCAAGCGCGACATTGCCAAGAAGGTGACACGGCTGGGTCTCAAAGGCGAGGCGGATCGTTTCATTGGCACCAAAATGCCGCGGCATTTGTATTCCGGTAAACGAGGCACCGGCAAAACCGATCGCCGTTAAGTGCCTTAGCTTTATCTCTAGTTATCTTTATAATTCGCTGTACAAATGTAACTTGATCCTATGCAACATCTGCGCAAATCAAATGCAAgttgtatttaataaatatttaaatatcttgTGGGATATTTACAGAAGGAAAAGTGGGCtcaaatttgaaatatgtaAACTTTAAATATCACTTTGCCTTGAATTAAACATTCAACTATATTTATTGCTGCTCTAATTGTACGAGGTCCGATCATGAAAAATAACATTGCATAAAGaattttgctttgtttacaatCAAAAGCATTTGCTTTTACACTCTCAGCTTGAATCTATATTCATATGCATAAATTCTGTACTGCCTGAATATAGACGCAGAGCCTGACAtccttttttaaaaattgttattatgCTTGCAGTGAGTTGCCCTGCAGGACtattacaacaaataaaattgagcCCAATTATTTTTACTCcttaatcaaaataattttcatgaATATCTCTCAATCCTGCTTTCAGTTCAAGTTTCATTTACgattttatatatctatatatattcatattaaaCATCATGATGTGTATTTAACATAGACATACTTGAAAGCGAAACCTGCTGCTTACCATTTAAATAATGAGTATCTTCTAGCTGAACAATTTTAACTTCTTTATTAAATGCAGCTTCATTTTTCTCAGTGTCtgttaatgaaaattaatttttaacattGAGTTTTCTGCGATGCGgcaaagcagctgcagctgcagtgtAACTGACCTATTGGCCAACTTTGGTACGCTGTTAGCATTCTGTTAACTAACAGTCAAGGCTCTCTtcactgttgctgctgctgttgctgttacggTTGtcctgtgctgctgctgttacggTTGTCGCATTGTGCGTGGGAACCAAACAGTTCACGCCGTGCACTCGACACGCTCGCAGGTTGCTGGCTGCGTTCAGCCTTTGCCGCCCGCCAAATATTCAATTCGCAGTTCTAGTCTCAGTCAATTCCGAACTAAACGCTGAACGTCAAATAAACGTGGAATACACAATAGATTTGTGCGGCTGTCTACTTAAATGTAAATTGAAGAGCCAAACAAAACGCCTCCAAGTAGGCTAATCAAAGAGGCGCGTGCTTTACAGCAACAgctcattgtgtgtgtgtgtgtgtgcgttagtgtgtgtgtgtgtgtacacggACATGTGTATTCCCTTTGTGCCAgtggcaacaacatcaacCTAAGCACACAGCTCCATTAGCAAAGTGtgtcgatgttgttgttgctgttattgttgttgtgtgcgtTTTACGCACGCCGCGGCGCGTTACAattacaacagcagcagcaaaaacaacaacagcagcaacaacatctgctgctgctgctgttgcttctgctcACGTCTACGTCGCTCGGCCAAAGTTTATGAACGTTTCCTTTTCAGCTGCTTTTTAGGCCTTCGCTTTTGGCTAACTTAATTGACTTTTGGGAGATCTGAAGCCAGGCTAGCTCCTGCTCTCCCACACACAAAGCTAgattcatatacatatgcatgtgctgcagctgttaaattatgcatatacatatgtatgtacagtaAAAGCTCTACTAACGGACATCACTTTCAAATCCAATTCTTCAATTTCTATCAAGCAAATCGAGCCTTGTGCGAATAAAAAACCGTGCAATTTCTCTTTAAGGAAGGAAATAAAACATTTCCTGTTTAGAATACCACATGAAAATTTGTCTTAAAATTCAATCCTACATCTTCACAAACTTTTAAAATCACttaaacttaaatttaaaagtaaGCGTGTTCGCTCAAGCGAGCTTTAACTGTATTCGAGCTTAAGCTCGTGCCGACAGTTTCCATATAGTTTTTAtgcttattttaaataatacgcataaagaaaaaaaatggccGCATTACCGTTAGCTCATGCACGAGTGCCGACTATCATAGCACatggcaaaaacaacaacaagcagaagaagaatgaaaacagaaaaaacaacatcagtctcacacacacacacacacacacacacacacacacacacatgcacacaaaggCCATTTTGCATATTGCTCTCGTTGTGTTGCTTTGTAGTAAACATTTTTCCGCTTGGCTAACGGAAGCAGCGCCATAAAACGCTTCCAATCCAACATGGCTATACGTGTAAACACCtataggcacacacacatacacacaagcacacagtAGTTCTTCGCAAGCGCTCACAACAAAGTTCTTGATAGAAACCAGATGCTTGGGCTAAAACATGCAACAGCATCGTATAAATAACAGACTAAGGCTAGCCAGattgaaaaaataatgaaaaaagaaacagtCGCACGACAACAGTTATCAAATTAACAGGATATCTGTGCGCTCCTGCGTACAGTAACAGTGGCAGAGCAGCGCTCACACTTGCCATCGCACTCACTGTTAACACTGACCTATTGCCCGCATTCAGTACTGTGAGTGGCCGTATCATGTTAAGCTAACAGAGCAATGTTAACAGTAGGCAGGCAGCTGCTCTACTCTAGCCAGCTCCAGCGCCCAGACGCCATCCCCATCAGTGTTGGGCGAGATTTGGATCTGTTCACATCGTCGGCAGCGTGGCCgctcgcacacatacacggGTATAGCgacaaataaacacacacacacacatacacacacacacacacacggataCGCACAGACTACGCACGCATACAGACATAGGACAGTCGAAAACTGTGCGGGTCGTTCTCGCGTTCCCCGTCTCTAGTGAGTGCGCGAGCGAGTgggagtgtgagtgtgagttagctgcgagtgtgtgcgttgCGACTTCATAAAAAATTCAACAGcctacaaaaaaataaaacaacaagaaaatagCTAGtggaaaaaaagtaaatatacaaaaagtataaataaatgtgtataaaCAAGAAAGTGCAagggaaataaaataatattaactaTAAATTTAACAACGGCGCGtaccttaaaaaaaaagaaaacacgcACAGGCAATttgttgaaaaacaatttaaaataataataataaaacaaagcacaggCGTAGAGTCGAGCACACAGACACTCAAGTTTTTGGCcagtttttgctgctgctgccgctgccgctgcctaaCGGTTAACTGTCTGCGTGCGCTTTGCTTTAtctttttcggttttttttttttttttttggtttgtttcgAGCCATTTATTTGCTCCTTAACGCTGGCTTCGGAGCTACATTTTGGAGCCTGTCGTCGTTTCGACTGCCGTTACGTTCGCTCTCcgtgagcacacacacacacacacgaacacacatacaaaagaCTTGCCGCAAACCGTTTGCCCAGCACTCAGCGTGCACgtctctgtatgtgtgtgtgtgtgtgtgtttggtttTTACATAAAGCGAAAAAAGTCCGACACatacttttatttgtatatgcatgtaatacacacacacacaattgtgcttgcgtgcgtgtgtgtgtgcttgtatatGTACATTCAACAAATTGTTGAATCCAGCAGCGCCTTGTGATTTTTTTCCTGCTGCTTCGCGTCCTTCGCAGCAATCGCCGCCCACTACTTGCGGCTGCTTCCGACGTCGTCAACAAGTTGaagctgttgccgctgccagaatttcaatttgtgtggCTACACGCTTGCCCTGTCcgcgtatctgtgtgtgtgtgcgcgtgagtgtgtgcggCGCCTTGAAGTATGTCAAAATTTTGTGTAGGCTCTTCACTCTGCACACAGATAAATTATGAGTGTAAATTGCCGTTGTTGCTCAGTCTCTGAGTATTGGCAGCTCTTGCATACGCGTACATCTATATATGTTAttgatacatacatatatatatatatatatatatatatatatatatatccggatgtagtaaaatatttataacagTAAAATCTCTACTAATTAACAGCGCCTTTGGGAGAACGTCTTCTTTAGCTGTAGAATTCGAATCGATTCAAGGCTTTTCTCAAAcatttttgtcaaatttgaGCATTTTTTCTGTACAAATCATTTGATTTCTTGTTCGAAACCCACACCAAGAGCACACAAGCAACTTTTGAACggtaaaaattatacaaaaataaaaaagtcaGCAAGAGCTTCTTTGGCAGGATTAAAAATTTGAAAGGCTTAAGCTTTTATGTGCATCCATataatctctatatatatgtccATTTAAGGCGTCTGAATAGTTGGCAATAGCAATTGCTGCTGTGGTTCGCTGGTAATTCGATTTCTGTCACATTTTCCGCATTTGGCAGCCACATTTTGGCCAATTGCAGTTTCTTAACTTGGCTAAAAGTCGCTCTATGATTTATGTACAGTAAAAGAAATCGCTGAAATGTCTGCCCGGATTTTTGTGCTGTGCTCAGCTCGACATTGCTTCGGATCCTTTCAGTAATTAGCTGGCCACAGCTAGACCAAGgcttggtaaaaaaaaaagaaagaaaagaaatattgACCCAATTAAAGTTAATGTACAATTAATTGTCTGCAAAATGCTTTcgcacagtaaaaaaaaaaaccaaaagcaaaagaaCCTTCCtgtacaaataaacaaacaccTCGTAACGTATCGCATATACCATATAAACTGTACAAATGTACATGTGTATAAACacacatattttgtatacacaTGAGTGCGCAGCGcataagaaacaacaacaaacagcagcaacaacaatttgttgttctttgAAGTGAATACGCATCGAGGTGTTTATAGCCACATTATAATAAATAGGTTTATATACAAGCCACAATCGAACTTGCCAGCCGCAGATAATTCCCAAGGGACccaaaaatcacaaaaatttGCGCTATTTCGTGTATACATCTCCGTGTCCGTTTGAGTTGCCTTTCATTCGATTGAGAACAAGTGAGAAAACAAGTATTGCTAAACAAAagaacaaatataattaaagcaAGCCTGAAAAGCTAAAACTTGGCCAATTGTTTGGTTTAaacatattata
This window harbors:
- the Non1 gene encoding nucleolar GTP-binding protein 1; this encodes MSLYNFKKIMVVPPAKDFIDIMLSKTQRKTPTVVHKGYKISRIRAFYTRKVKYTQQNFHDRLSQIIQDFPKLDDVHPFYADLMNVLYDKDHYKLALGQLNTARHLVDNVAKDYVRLLKYGDSLYRCKQLKKAALGRMATILKRQASNLTYLEQVRQHLSRLPTIDPYSRTIIICGFPNVGKSSFINKITRADVEVQPYAFTTKSLYVGHTDYKYLRWQVIDTPGILDHPLEERNVIEMQAITALAHLRACVLYFMDISEQCGHSLEEQVQLFESIKPLFTNKPLILAINKIDILSVEDLPAERQAIITKLQEDKQVPVMFMSTVQETGVMEVKTEACERLLSYRVDQKMRTKKVDNILNRLHVAMPAPRDDKVRAPCIPEQALARLEKNAAKAERKRKLEKEIEEEMGDDYTLDLKKNYEEIAEEERYDVIPEFWEGRNIADYIDADIFEKLEELEREEGLRESGGVYAVPDMSMDETLKEIREMAKQIRGKRFELRDEKRLSSRKNKPIIPRNKQPKVRDRSVSKLVQTMEGLGVDMSGSENANFTKSVMDLRRGVVAVGSKTTPKQPLLDKESSAVVKKTGQPLKRAPSRDTLGIKDVAIRKKAQIMAKRDIAKKVTRLGLKGEADRFIGTKMPRHLYSGKRGTGKTDRR